The following are encoded together in the Streptomyces sp. NBC_01465 genome:
- a CDS encoding diiron oxygenase has product MKAFVANLEHTMQVGQGTAPKRDYKSVMTAWDTRSAVRCKPRRLLAETDAGLGMFSPSLTPIVTHPLVVARGDEHVREILTHRLYGYLDFTAELEQGIVNPVVLRLSRDSFGFHLPTSMKLDAYRIYCDEAYHALFSADLKNQVADVSSVTPLRNGMFPFGSALERAKSYHAPSLGSLIELCSAVVSETLISGTLTSVPKDLSVVSAVRESLADHAVDERTHHAYFTRVLETIWPQLQPGIRNQLGTHFADFILAFLSPDMCGQQMMLGAVGFTSVESEEIARDSNPHNQIIADVRHASRSTIALLERVGVLADKRTKQYFIECGLLS; this is encoded by the coding sequence ATGAAGGCGTTTGTCGCTAATCTGGAGCACACTATGCAGGTAGGTCAGGGAACAGCACCTAAACGCGACTACAAGTCGGTCATGACCGCTTGGGACACCAGGAGCGCCGTGCGCTGCAAGCCTCGAAGGCTTCTCGCCGAGACGGACGCGGGGCTCGGCATGTTCTCGCCGTCCCTCACACCGATTGTGACCCATCCATTAGTTGTCGCACGCGGTGATGAACACGTGCGAGAGATCTTGACGCACCGTCTCTATGGCTACCTGGACTTCACTGCAGAACTTGAGCAGGGAATCGTGAACCCAGTCGTTCTGCGCCTCTCGAGAGACTCTTTTGGATTTCATCTTCCAACGAGTATGAAACTCGACGCCTATCGCATCTATTGCGACGAGGCGTATCACGCTCTTTTTTCAGCGGACCTGAAAAATCAAGTTGCAGATGTCTCATCCGTCACGCCTCTGCGGAACGGAATGTTTCCGTTTGGTTCCGCCCTGGAACGTGCGAAGAGTTATCACGCTCCCTCTCTCGGCAGCCTGATTGAGCTCTGTTCCGCAGTGGTTTCTGAGACGCTGATATCAGGGACTCTGACGAGTGTTCCCAAGGATCTCTCTGTTGTGTCGGCGGTTCGAGAAAGTCTGGCGGATCATGCCGTGGACGAGCGAACTCATCACGCTTACTTCACGCGAGTACTGGAGACCATATGGCCTCAGCTCCAGCCTGGTATCCGAAATCAGCTTGGCACGCATTTCGCCGATTTCATTTTGGCATTTCTGAGTCCAGATATGTGCGGGCAGCAGATGATGCTCGGGGCAGTAGGATTCACCTCCGTTGAGTCAGAGGAGATCGCCCGTGATTCCAATCCGCACAATCAGATAATTGCTGATGTTCGTCACGCGTCGCGCAGCACCATTGCCCTCTTAGAGCGCGTAGGGGTGCTAGCGGACAAGCGAACAAAGCAATATTTTATAGAGTGTGGCTTGCTATCGTGA
- a CDS encoding transposase family protein produces the protein MPACVISSHPALRRLSRVRESGRGQGVLCWFARIPDPRRPRGVRHALVVVLVIAACAVPAGCRSLAAIGQRAADLPQQILRAFGARRDPRTGMWVAPSEPTVRRALQSIDGQALDQAVCGRLAEQTGQEPALLEGLRPAVAVDGKSVRGARTNNGGRLHLMAACNHGSGPVGPGPRRTHGPGDHRGAPAAARLGHPGPSRGP, from the coding sequence ATGCCCGCCTGTGTCATATCGTCGCATCCCGCACTTCGGCGACTCAGTCGGGTACGCGAGTCGGGCCGGGGGCAAGGGGTGTTGTGCTGGTTCGCCCGGATCCCGGATCCTCGTCGGCCGCGTGGGGTGCGGCATGCTCTGGTGGTCGTGCTGGTGATCGCGGCATGTGCGGTGCCGGCGGGCTGCCGGTCCCTGGCGGCGATCGGCCAGCGGGCCGCGGATCTGCCCCAGCAAATCCTGCGTGCGTTCGGCGCCCGGCGTGATCCGCGGACCGGCATGTGGGTGGCGCCGAGCGAGCCGACCGTGCGCCGGGCCCTGCAGAGTATCGACGGACAGGCCCTTGACCAGGCCGTATGCGGACGGCTGGCCGAACAGACCGGTCAGGAGCCGGCCCTACTGGAGGGGCTGCGGCCGGCGGTCGCGGTGGATGGCAAAAGTGTGCGCGGCGCCCGCACCAACAACGGCGGCCGGCTGCATCTGATGGCCGCGTGCAATCACGGCAGCGGCCCGGTTGGCCCAGGACCTCGCCGTACTCACGGGCCGGGAGATCACCGAGGTGCACCTGCAGCCGCCCGGCTGGGACACCCAGGTCCATCTCGGGGACCTTGA
- a CDS encoding toxin Doc produces MPSVVHIDVRWLLQQQEAVLKDATVTDFSALVAAVARHRVDPPRLGIDSDPAWRTAALLHTLLLLKPLPAYNVRFACAITIAYMHLSGEGMDVPYGELVELTKDLKSEAVDVFAAADLLRSWQG; encoded by the coding sequence ATGCCGTCCGTCGTACACATCGACGTCCGCTGGCTCCTCCAGCAACAAGAAGCCGTCCTCAAGGACGCCACTGTCACTGACTTCTCCGCCCTGGTCGCCGCCGTCGCCCGCCACCGCGTCGACCCGCCCCGCCTCGGCATCGACTCCGACCCGGCCTGGCGCACCGCAGCCCTCCTGCACACCCTGCTCCTGCTCAAGCCGCTGCCCGCGTACAACGTGCGCTTCGCCTGCGCGATCACCATCGCCTACATGCACCTCAGCGGCGAAGGCATGGACGTGCCGTACGGCGAACTCGTCGAACTCACCAAGGACTTGAAGTCCGAGGCGGTCGATGTGTTCGCTGCCGCCGACCTGCTCCGTTCGTGGCAGGGCTGA
- a CDS encoding alpha/beta hydrolase family protein: MRIGHRTAATAAALLLTAISLLTAPGAAADDPAQPQRLTGTVAGVPFAVRLPPNWNGELLLWSHAFTTPGGSPQLIDTDADHPQLTDWLLAHGYALAGTDFPSSPWPTPAMADAQLALVNWFTANVGKPRQVIAWGKSLGGALTAVLAERHPDRITAALPMCGDVAGAVAADNALLDVAFAAKTLLFENDPVQLTGIEDPAANQDRANTLLRAAALGTPQQQARLALANAFGPIPGWADSLDSRPVDPAEQVIHQYLYDRYQIGAFLFGFGRTQLETELGGNPSWTTGVDYRAQLAGSSGRDEVTELYRRAGLDLDADLARLNAAPRIKPDTKAAARLALEGNLTGLITRPTLTLHSSGDGTAPVEAERWYGDRIAALHRSERLRQVYVERANHCFFTAAEELTALQSLFDRLRTGHWPDVSPTALNTRADAYGPGFRTMWSYYQEGTRTVENAFTDLRPGPFPRPFPY; encoded by the coding sequence ATGAGGATTGGTCATCGCACAGCCGCCACCGCGGCCGCCCTACTCCTGACAGCCATCAGCCTGCTCACCGCCCCCGGAGCCGCCGCCGACGACCCGGCCCAGCCGCAGCGCCTCACCGGCACCGTCGCCGGCGTACCGTTCGCGGTCCGGCTCCCACCGAACTGGAACGGCGAACTACTCCTGTGGAGCCACGCCTTCACCACCCCCGGCGGCAGCCCACAACTCATCGACACGGACGCCGACCACCCCCAGCTCACCGACTGGCTCCTGGCCCACGGCTACGCACTGGCCGGAACGGACTTCCCGAGCTCTCCCTGGCCCACCCCGGCAATGGCGGACGCCCAGCTCGCCCTCGTCAACTGGTTCACTGCGAACGTGGGCAAGCCCCGCCAGGTCATCGCCTGGGGCAAGTCCCTCGGCGGCGCACTGACCGCGGTACTGGCCGAGCGGCACCCGGACCGCATCACGGCCGCTCTGCCGATGTGCGGCGACGTGGCGGGCGCGGTGGCGGCCGACAACGCCCTGCTGGACGTAGCCTTCGCCGCAAAGACCCTGCTGTTCGAGAACGATCCGGTGCAGCTGACCGGAATCGAGGACCCGGCCGCCAACCAGGACCGAGCCAACACCCTGCTACGCGCGGCCGCCCTCGGCACCCCCCAGCAGCAGGCCCGCCTGGCCCTGGCGAACGCCTTCGGCCCCATACCCGGCTGGGCCGACTCGCTCGACTCCCGCCCGGTGGACCCGGCCGAGCAGGTCATCCACCAGTACCTCTACGACCGCTACCAGATCGGCGCGTTCCTCTTCGGCTTCGGCCGCACCCAGCTGGAGACGGAACTGGGCGGCAACCCATCCTGGACCACCGGCGTTGACTACCGCGCCCAACTGGCCGGGTCGAGCGGCCGCGACGAGGTGACGGAGCTCTACCGCAGGGCAGGCCTCGACCTGGACGCCGATCTCGCCCGACTGAACGCCGCCCCGAGAATCAAGCCCGATACAAAAGCAGCCGCCCGCCTGGCACTGGAAGGCAACCTCACCGGCCTGATCACCCGCCCCACCCTCACCCTGCACTCGAGCGGCGACGGCACCGCCCCCGTGGAGGCCGAGCGCTGGTACGGCGACCGGATCGCGGCACTCCACCGCTCGGAGCGGCTGCGCCAGGTCTACGTCGAGCGGGCCAACCACTGCTTCTTCACGGCGGCCGAGGAGCTGACCGCCTTGCAGTCGCTGTTCGACCGACTGCGCACCGGCCACTGGCCGGACGTGAGTCCGACAGCCCTGAACACCCGCGCGGACGCCTACGGACCGGGCTTCCGGACCATGTGGAGCTACTACCAGGAAGGCACCCGCACGGTGGAGAACGCTTTCACCGACCTCCGCCCCGGACCGTTCCCGCGCCCTTTCCCCTACTGA
- a CDS encoding FAD-binding oxidoreductase, whose amino-acid sequence MTTTQSAASPLGDATLAEFTEGLRGTAIVPGDAEYDQARSIWNGAHDRHPAVIARCAGVADVIRTVDFARSEGQPLAVRGGGHSIPGFSTLDGGILLDLSPMTGIQVRPDRRTVTAQAGCTWKDLDAETQQFGLAVTGGLVSSTGIAGFTTGGGIGWLMRKHGLACDNLVGADVVTADGQFVHASAQENAELFWGLRGGGGNFGVVTSFEYQLHETGPTVLSGLVFYPAEEAQRVLAGYRAACAAAPDELTTLVNLTTAPAAPFLPAAVHGAPIIGVGGCWSGDPDAGEAATAPFRSLGTVIADVFAPHPYAAWQQALDALYPRGIHNYFRSAFLRTLDDDALRVLRDFSAALPNALTEIHLQHLGGAVGRVPASQTAYAFRDQEFIVNVIARTMDADGFGKVVDWARQLTAALGPDVSAYVNFTGDSDPSLVRASYPADTYQRLVGLKNRYDPANLFRLNQNIVPSE is encoded by the coding sequence ATGACCACGACCCAGTCGGCGGCGAGCCCCCTCGGGGACGCCACTCTTGCCGAGTTCACCGAGGGTCTGCGGGGTACCGCGATCGTGCCCGGCGACGCGGAGTACGACCAGGCCCGCAGCATCTGGAACGGGGCGCACGACCGGCATCCCGCGGTCATCGCCCGGTGCGCCGGGGTGGCCGATGTGATCCGCACCGTCGACTTCGCGCGCAGTGAGGGGCAGCCGCTCGCGGTACGCGGCGGGGGTCATTCCATCCCCGGGTTCTCCACCCTCGACGGTGGCATCCTGCTGGACCTCTCCCCGATGACGGGGATCCAGGTGCGTCCCGACCGCCGGACCGTGACCGCGCAGGCCGGATGCACGTGGAAGGACCTGGACGCGGAGACCCAGCAGTTCGGGCTCGCGGTGACCGGCGGTCTGGTGTCGTCGACGGGTATCGCCGGTTTCACCACCGGCGGCGGCATCGGCTGGCTCATGCGCAAGCACGGACTTGCCTGCGACAACCTCGTCGGAGCCGATGTCGTCACCGCCGACGGCCAGTTCGTGCACGCGAGCGCGCAGGAGAACGCGGAACTGTTCTGGGGGCTGCGCGGCGGCGGCGGCAACTTCGGAGTGGTGACGTCCTTCGAGTACCAGCTACATGAGACCGGCCCCACGGTCCTGTCCGGCCTGGTCTTCTACCCGGCCGAAGAGGCCCAGCGGGTGCTGGCCGGATACCGGGCGGCGTGCGCGGCGGCCCCTGACGAACTGACCACCCTGGTCAATCTGACGACCGCCCCGGCGGCGCCCTTCCTGCCCGCAGCGGTGCACGGCGCGCCCATCATCGGTGTCGGCGGCTGCTGGTCCGGCGATCCCGATGCCGGCGAAGCGGCCACCGCGCCCTTCCGTTCGCTGGGCACCGTCATCGCCGACGTGTTCGCGCCCCATCCGTACGCGGCATGGCAGCAGGCCCTGGACGCGCTCTACCCGCGGGGGATCCACAACTACTTCCGCTCGGCGTTCCTGCGCACCCTCGACGACGATGCCCTGCGCGTCCTGCGGGACTTCTCCGCCGCGCTACCCAACGCGCTGACCGAGATCCACCTGCAGCATCTCGGCGGCGCCGTGGGCAGGGTTCCCGCGTCGCAGACGGCGTACGCGTTCCGCGACCAGGAGTTCATCGTCAACGTCATCGCCCGGACCATGGACGCCGACGGTTTCGGCAAGGTCGTCGACTGGGCACGGCAGTTGACGGCCGCGCTCGGGCCGGACGTGAGCGCCTACGTGAACTTCACCGGCGACTCGGACCCGTCCCTGGTCCGGGCCTCCTACCCAGCCGACACCTACCAGCGGCTGGTCGGGCTGAAGAACCGCTACGACCCGGCCAACCTGTTCCGGCTGAACCAGAACATCGTCCCCTCGGAATGA
- a CDS encoding helix-turn-helix domain-containing protein → MDRKLRELGYSNAQFARVLGRSRTEVQRWINGREQIPRHHLAEIAAYLGSADELEYAMKIKECEDFGDALRRKLREVARISNANPETLVKSVFGLLHEKTADTSMQSGEIGYASALLYNITRANFIYRIWTGVVYSRDFTDLIAPEHIKLHLQYPANHFLGLALQSNEKGSVASSHVHDALAHLRRLASDSPASEVGGLPRHHAIHMLARAGTQADQALVQELVWDATKSPDPLSVRLGYVGLIVRTGNEDVAEKYLWLLQHRQELAVADVMFEALHYGDTELTSNFQLPTSSLSFRRSLASIARRFQNPGSSSAVLELEAFRLQGILDRLGMHYFVDDPLLLQKLLGALQEPGDVRTGPHTKAVTQRLRRIAPPLA, encoded by the coding sequence TTGGACCGGAAACTGCGGGAACTTGGCTATTCAAATGCGCAATTCGCCCGCGTGTTGGGACGGAGTCGTACCGAGGTACAGCGATGGATCAACGGGCGCGAGCAGATTCCGAGGCACCATCTGGCGGAGATAGCTGCCTACCTGGGGAGTGCCGACGAGCTCGAGTATGCGATGAAAATCAAAGAATGCGAGGACTTCGGCGACGCGCTTCGCCGGAAATTGCGGGAAGTGGCCCGGATTAGCAATGCTAATCCGGAGACTCTCGTAAAGAGTGTGTTCGGTCTGCTGCACGAAAAAACTGCCGACACAAGCATGCAGAGCGGTGAGATAGGTTACGCGTCTGCGCTGCTCTATAACATCACGCGCGCAAACTTCATCTACCGTATCTGGACTGGCGTGGTGTATTCACGAGACTTTACAGATCTCATCGCTCCGGAACACATCAAACTTCATCTACAATACCCTGCCAACCATTTTCTGGGACTGGCTCTGCAATCGAACGAAAAAGGTAGCGTCGCATCTTCGCACGTACACGACGCGCTTGCTCACCTCCGCCGCTTGGCTTCGGATTCGCCTGCAAGCGAGGTCGGGGGGCTTCCTCGCCACCACGCCATCCACATGCTGGCCCGCGCTGGTACGCAAGCCGATCAGGCCCTAGTGCAAGAACTCGTATGGGACGCGACTAAGTCGCCTGACCCGCTCTCTGTCCGGTTAGGATATGTCGGTCTAATTGTGCGCACAGGGAATGAGGACGTGGCGGAGAAGTACCTGTGGCTGCTGCAGCACAGGCAGGAACTCGCTGTCGCCGACGTAATGTTTGAAGCATTGCACTACGGAGACACAGAATTGACCTCGAACTTTCAGCTCCCGACCTCATCACTAAGTTTCAGGCGATCTCTCGCCAGCATCGCCCGACGATTCCAAAACCCAGGTTCTTCGTCTGCGGTGCTCGAGCTCGAGGCTTTCAGATTACAGGGCATACTGGATCGCCTGGGCATGCACTATTTCGTCGATGACCCACTGTTATTACAAAAACTTTTAGGAGCGCTTCAGGAACCAGGCGATGTGCGCACGGGTCCGCATACCAAAGCGGTTACACAACGACTGCGCCGTATTGCCCCTCCGCTGGCATGA
- a CDS encoding ArsR/SmtB family transcription factor yields MLRIVFDMADLARVQLSPAGVTLAIEAFYSSLALRQRTVAPLFGDWRRQLRPLVPARAKPLFEVFDPYGPVPMFMVKRTDSAEVFTDHLLSVPRERWRADLAEAGYAARTAFAHRVASGEFAARRELADAIAAYRTGFDAFVQPMRALAEADLAHRGAVLGRDGLAGLFGSLHPAVRWRAPVLEIGHRDKREIVLGGRTLCLVPAVFLWRGPQVLAESSIVFLTYPVQGALGFGGAADGDPLEELLGRTRAAVLRAVRRGRSTGELAELLGISPASVSYQTAVLRRAGLIGTRRVGRAVCHQLTALGRQTVYAGQVPVR; encoded by the coding sequence GTGCTGCGGATCGTCTTCGACATGGCTGACCTGGCGCGGGTGCAGCTGTCCCCGGCCGGGGTCACCCTGGCCATCGAGGCCTTCTACAGCAGCTTGGCCCTGCGGCAGCGCACGGTGGCGCCGCTGTTCGGCGACTGGCGGCGGCAGTTGCGGCCGCTGGTGCCTGCCCGTGCCAAGCCGCTGTTCGAGGTCTTCGACCCCTACGGGCCCGTTCCGATGTTCATGGTGAAACGCACCGACAGCGCCGAGGTCTTCACCGATCATCTGCTGTCCGTACCCCGGGAGCGCTGGCGTGCCGATCTGGCGGAGGCCGGATACGCGGCGCGCACCGCGTTCGCCCACCGTGTCGCCTCGGGGGAGTTCGCCGCGCGCCGTGAGTTGGCCGACGCGATCGCGGCCTATCGGACCGGATTCGACGCCTTCGTGCAGCCGATGCGGGCGCTGGCCGAGGCGGATCTCGCCCATCGGGGTGCGGTGCTGGGGCGCGACGGGCTGGCCGGGCTGTTCGGCTCGTTGCATCCGGCTGTGCGGTGGCGGGCGCCTGTGCTGGAGATCGGGCATCGGGATAAGCGAGAGATCGTGTTGGGCGGGCGGACGCTCTGCCTGGTGCCCGCTGTGTTCCTGTGGCGGGGGCCGCAGGTGCTTGCCGAGTCCTCGATTGTGTTCCTCACCTATCCGGTACAGGGGGCGTTGGGGTTCGGTGGTGCTGCTGACGGCGATCCGCTTGAGGAGTTGCTGGGCCGTACCCGGGCTGCGGTGCTCAGGGCGGTGCGGCGGGGAAGGTCTACCGGGGAGCTGGCCGAGTTGCTGGGCATCAGCCCGGCCTCGGTTTCGTACCAGACCGCGGTGCTGCGTCGGGCCGGTCTGATCGGTACGCGGCGGGTGGGGCGGGCTGTATGTCATCAGTTGACGGCGCTCGGGCGGCAGACGGTGTATGCGGGGCAGGTTCCGGTCCGCTGA
- a CDS encoding ATP-binding protein, protein MSDSVQGWRIQLLGSFTVTVDGVTVEAGTWRLRKAKSLVAMLALAPGQRCHREHVMDRLWPDLEPAAAARNLHQTLYIARRTVTGGGGAQPGRLSIRDEQVVLDATGPVEVDVLRFESSAQEALAGDDEAQLRATAGLYAGDLVPAMSDADWMPDADWLTARRERLRKTAQEISVKLATVLAREAPEEALLLLTRVLEADPVQEAAVRAAMVVLAGLGRRSEALARYERLAEDLLEAFGTDPDAQTAALFRDLLTGASAAQRPPATGVPAAAVIAGRLPTSLTSFVGREREIADVERLTRQARLLTLTGAGGSGKTRLAVQAAQRVRSRYPDGAWFVDLTAVGEPVLVADAVAGALGLESDVADREQALVDQLRHRRLLIVLDNCEHLLAACAGLVGVLLAGCQGVDVLATSREPLHAHGEYTLRVPSLPLPSADWDRTADLDRLACLPSVLLFVDRAAQVRPGFTLDADNAPGVAELCRRLDGMPLALELAAAKAAALEPAEIVHRLSDALSLLGGGAEPITRHQTLRGTLEWSHNLLAGPEQVLLRRLSVFSGSFTLDAAEAACGDPPLERGGVLGLLVRLVDQSLVAPTRTTATTRYRLLETVRQFAREKLELAREAERLAAAHAAYFLAFAVAHNPERATGVVIEEPKSLDGELDNLRAALGWACKHDPRTALRLGANLWRFWFLRGHAVEGASWLERALALAPEATRPRAAALIGLTGLDSRQGRADRHRALGAEATAIVRRIGGPDEVVTAQIAEAMLVWSTFGLDEAEQMAAAVRSEGIARGRPEHSAAGSWLLGHCSLFREDGPAAVRHLDSCLIELARSDASTPPFLPVITPCIQLVPIAGHLVPSMEETMLLGRRVGVVQATGYVLSALGYAYRLTGNRRSALSSVAEAADQFADLGDGLARAQVLHHIGCIHRDLGEYREAGLALSLAREIRSTLGDRRGELLSEINLGLSHAMAGDLEDGLGSVRRSLSGFEAAGDVVGIGATLTALGAIELLSGERRAAREMYRRAAERFVPWPRFAGWLRLVMAELSTELDDPRRAARETAAAAAVFDPLRCVIAGRRLAVLRDGQAGGQAGGDAGGEGWAAAR, encoded by the coding sequence TTGTCCGACAGCGTCCAGGGCTGGCGGATCCAGTTGCTCGGATCGTTCACCGTGACCGTGGACGGGGTCACGGTCGAGGCCGGGACGTGGCGGCTGCGGAAGGCGAAGTCGCTGGTGGCGATGTTGGCGCTGGCACCAGGTCAGCGGTGTCATCGTGAGCACGTCATGGACCGTCTGTGGCCCGATCTGGAACCGGCGGCCGCAGCCCGCAATCTGCACCAGACCCTTTACATAGCCCGGCGCACGGTCACCGGCGGCGGCGGCGCACAACCCGGACGGCTGTCGATCCGCGATGAGCAGGTCGTATTGGACGCCACCGGACCGGTCGAGGTCGACGTACTGCGGTTCGAGTCATCCGCACAGGAGGCCCTGGCCGGGGACGACGAGGCGCAGTTACGCGCCACGGCGGGCCTCTATGCCGGGGATCTGGTACCCGCTATGTCGGACGCCGACTGGATGCCGGACGCCGACTGGCTGACGGCGCGGCGGGAGCGGTTACGGAAAACGGCGCAGGAAATTTCGGTGAAGCTGGCGACCGTGCTGGCGCGGGAGGCACCGGAAGAAGCGCTGCTTCTCCTGACACGGGTCCTCGAAGCCGATCCCGTGCAGGAGGCCGCCGTCCGCGCGGCGATGGTGGTGCTGGCGGGCCTGGGCCGCAGGTCCGAGGCGCTGGCCCGCTACGAGCGCTTGGCCGAAGACCTTCTGGAGGCGTTCGGGACCGACCCGGACGCCCAGACGGCGGCGCTCTTCCGTGACCTGCTGACCGGTGCGTCCGCGGCGCAGCGGCCGCCGGCAACCGGCGTTCCTGCTGCCGCCGTGATCGCCGGCCGGCTGCCCACCTCGCTGACCAGCTTCGTCGGGCGTGAGCGTGAGATCGCCGACGTGGAGCGGTTGACCCGTCAGGCCCGGCTGCTCACCCTCACCGGAGCAGGCGGCAGCGGCAAGACGCGACTGGCCGTGCAGGCCGCGCAGCGCGTGCGCTCGCGGTACCCCGACGGGGCGTGGTTCGTCGACCTGACGGCCGTCGGTGAGCCGGTACTGGTGGCCGACGCGGTGGCCGGCGCGCTCGGGCTGGAGTCGGATGTGGCGGACCGGGAACAAGCACTGGTGGACCAGTTGCGCCACCGGCGGCTGCTGATCGTGCTCGACAACTGCGAGCACCTGCTCGCCGCCTGCGCCGGGCTCGTCGGTGTGCTGCTCGCGGGTTGTCAGGGCGTCGACGTGCTGGCAACCAGCCGTGAGCCGCTCCATGCCCACGGCGAGTACACGCTGCGGGTGCCCTCGTTGCCCCTGCCGTCCGCCGACTGGGACCGCACGGCCGACCTGGACCGGCTCGCGTGCCTCCCCAGTGTCTTGCTCTTCGTCGATCGCGCGGCACAGGTGCGGCCCGGGTTCACGCTCGACGCGGACAACGCGCCCGGGGTGGCCGAGCTGTGCCGGCGGCTCGACGGGATGCCACTGGCCCTGGAACTAGCGGCGGCCAAAGCCGCCGCTCTAGAGCCGGCGGAGATCGTCCACCGGCTGAGTGACGCGCTGTCACTGCTCGGCGGAGGAGCCGAACCCATCACCCGGCACCAGACGCTGCGCGGCACTCTGGAATGGAGCCACAACCTGCTCGCCGGCCCCGAGCAGGTACTGCTGCGCCGGCTCTCGGTGTTCTCGGGCAGCTTCACCCTCGACGCGGCAGAAGCGGCCTGCGGTGATCCGCCGCTGGAGCGAGGGGGGGTGCTCGGGCTGCTGGTCAGGTTGGTGGACCAGTCACTGGTGGCACCGACTAGAACAACCGCCACGACCCGCTACCGGTTACTCGAGACGGTCCGCCAGTTCGCCCGCGAGAAACTCGAACTCGCCCGTGAGGCGGAGCGGCTGGCGGCCGCCCACGCTGCGTACTTCCTCGCCTTCGCCGTCGCGCACAACCCCGAACGGGCCACCGGCGTCGTGATCGAGGAACCAAAGTCGCTAGACGGCGAACTTGACAATCTGCGTGCGGCGCTGGGCTGGGCCTGCAAGCACGACCCCCGGACGGCCTTGCGCCTGGGCGCCAACTTGTGGCGGTTCTGGTTCCTGCGCGGCCATGCCGTCGAGGGCGCGTCATGGCTTGAGCGGGCGCTGGCCCTGGCACCGGAGGCGACGCGGCCGCGCGCGGCCGCCCTCATCGGCCTGACCGGCCTGGACAGCCGTCAGGGGCGCGCCGACCGTCACCGGGCGCTGGGCGCGGAAGCGACGGCGATCGTCCGGCGAATCGGCGGCCCCGACGAGGTGGTGACGGCCCAGATCGCGGAGGCCATGCTGGTGTGGAGCACCTTCGGTCTGGACGAGGCCGAACAGATGGCCGCCGCGGTGCGGTCCGAGGGCATCGCGCGAGGCCGGCCGGAACACTCCGCCGCCGGCAGCTGGCTGCTCGGCCACTGCTCGCTGTTCCGTGAGGACGGCCCCGCCGCCGTCCGGCACCTGGACTCCTGCCTCATCGAGCTGGCCCGCTCCGACGCCAGCACGCCCCCCTTCCTGCCTGTGATCACGCCTTGCATACAGCTCGTCCCGATCGCCGGGCACCTGGTTCCCTCCATGGAGGAGACCATGCTGCTGGGCCGGCGGGTCGGTGTCGTGCAGGCAACCGGGTACGTGCTGTCCGCTCTGGGCTACGCATACCGGCTGACCGGGAACCGGCGATCGGCGCTTTCTTCCGTCGCTGAGGCCGCCGACCAGTTCGCCGACCTGGGGGACGGCCTGGCCAGGGCGCAGGTGCTGCACCACATCGGCTGCATCCACCGCGACCTGGGTGAATACCGCGAAGCCGGGCTGGCGCTGTCGCTGGCGCGGGAGATCCGCAGCACCCTCGGCGATCGCCGGGGGGAACTGCTGAGCGAGATCAACCTGGGCCTGTCGCACGCCATGGCGGGCGACCTCGAGGACGGTCTGGGCAGCGTCCGGCGCTCACTGTCCGGATTCGAAGCGGCCGGTGACGTGGTGGGGATCGGCGCGACACTGACCGCCCTCGGGGCCATCGAGCTGCTGTCCGGCGAGAGGCGGGCGGCGCGGGAGATGTACCGGCGGGCCGCGGAGAGGTTCGTTCCGTGGCCGCGGTTCGCCGGATGGCTGAGGCTGGTGATGGCCGAGTTGTCCACCGAGCTGGACGACCCTCGGCGGGCCGCCCGTGAGACGGCCGCCGCGGCAGCCGTTTTCGACCCCCTGCGGTGCGTCATCGCCGGCCGCCGGCTCGCCGTGCTGCGTGACGGTCAAGCGGGAGGTCAAGCGGGCGGTGATGCGGGTGGCGAGGGGTGGGCCGCGGCGCGTTGA
- a CDS encoding class I SAM-dependent methyltransferase, which yields MKNPVLAWDEEYSRQGIPSSHRNSPSGVLNWALVNLPYISARNIGSAVDLGCGTGRNAIALADSGIDEVWAMDFSAAALEVAESRSGADRVNFTLGSVVDPLPFVENSFDLATDVFVYFHQLSDGERRFYRSEMHRILKPGGVLLVSLATAGDKYYGQCGTGPLGNVVASPRLTWDPIAEVGNILPTYEEFLAEFNDLFDFQMSWVKRKQGVMHGSEYMRETVATLWRAKKI from the coding sequence ATGAAGAACCCTGTCCTGGCCTGGGATGAAGAGTATTCTCGTCAAGGAATTCCGTCCAGTCATCGAAACTCACCTTCAGGGGTCCTGAATTGGGCTCTAGTGAATCTCCCATATATCTCCGCGCGCAACATTGGATCTGCCGTAGACCTCGGGTGCGGTACAGGCCGCAATGCTATCGCCTTGGCAGACTCAGGAATCGACGAGGTTTGGGCCATGGACTTCTCGGCCGCGGCCCTTGAGGTGGCGGAGAGTAGATCAGGTGCCGATAGGGTTAACTTCACGCTAGGTAGCGTAGTAGACCCTCTCCCCTTCGTGGAAAATTCATTTGACTTGGCCACTGATGTTTTCGTCTATTTTCACCAACTTTCGGATGGTGAACGCAGATTCTATCGGAGTGAGATGCATCGGATCCTGAAACCGGGGGGCGTCCTTCTAGTTTCACTCGCCACGGCTGGCGACAAATACTATGGTCAATGCGGAACTGGCCCGCTCGGGAATGTAGTGGCCTCACCGAGACTCACATGGGACCCGATCGCCGAGGTCGGCAACATCCTGCCTACGTATGAGGAATTTTTGGCTGAATTTAATGATCTTTTTGACTTTCAAATGTCTTGGGTTAAACGAAAACAAGGTGTCATGCATGGCAGCGAGTACATGCGTGAAACGGTAGCAACTCTCTGGCGTGCCAAAAAGATCTGA